AGGCTTCGCCACCCTGGTGGGCAGTCCCACCGGCGGCGACGGCATCGGGGCTCTGGATCCAGTCTTCCTGCAGCTGCCCAACAGCGGCATCCTGGTGCAGTTCACCATGATGTTCGGCCTGAACGGTGACGGCTCCAGCAGTGAGGAAACGGGCACCACGCCGGACATTCTCTCCCCTGCCGGGGAACCGGCTCTGGTGACGGCCCTGCGGGCCATGGAGGGAGTCGCATGACCGACCACTGTCTGGAGGAAAGCCGCGGCCTTTCCGGAGGAACGCCACAGGGGCTGCCCGCCTGCCCTCCCCCGTCCGCTGAATGCCTGGAGCGGTCCCGGGGCGGGCTCTCCCTCAATCATCTGAAGGCCGTGGCGGTGGCGGCCATGGTGATCGACCATATCGCCTTCGCCTTTGTCCCCGACGGCACCCTGTTGGCGATTCTCCTGCATTCCATCGGAAAAATCACCGGCCCCACCATGTTCTTTGCCGCCGTGGAGGGCTGTCACCACACCAGAAACCTCAACCGGTATCTGCTCCGCCTGGCTGTTTTCGCGCTGGTCAGCTGGTTTCCCTTTCTGTACTTCCACTTCGGCGGCGATCTGGCCGCCATCCAGCTGATGCGCCCCAATGTCATCTATACCATTTTTCTGGGCGTTCTGGCGGTCCGCATCCGCAGGAGCCCGCGCCTCTGCTCTGCCTGGAAGGTCCTGCTGATTTTGCTCCTGTTCATCCTGTCTGTCCCGGCGGACTGGGGCTACACAGGCGTGGTGATTATCCTGGTGTTCGACTATTATTATGGCAGTTGGAAGCACCAGGCGTTTGCCTACTGCATGGTGGTCATGCTGGACATGGGGGTGCTCTCCCTGCTGATCCACCCGTTTTTCGGACTGTTTTACGACCATGTCTTCCAGATCGACTGGGAGCTCTACGCCTACTCCGTCGAGTACGTGGGGGCGTTTCTGCCGCTGCTGCTCCTCTCCCGCTACACAGGCCGGCACGGAACCAGCGGCGGTTTTTCCAAGTGGTTCTTTTATATGTTCTACCCCCTCCACCTGCTGGTCCTGGGCTGGCTCCGGGCCGTGCTGTAAGTCTCGGCCCTCACGACCCGCAGGGGCCTGGACCGGCGGGCGATGAGAGCATCGGCCTGCTGCAGAAACTTCCATCACCCACCGGGCCAGCGGCAGCAAAAAGAGAAGGAGAGAACATGCAGTGGCCGCTCCGCGCCGTCCGCACGATCCGCCACGGGGCAGCAACTACAGGAATCGCAAAAGGCCCAAAGGCCAGACCAAATCGGCGCTTGCACCGATCGTCGCGCGGAGGGCCACTGCACCGGAGCGCGCCCAAGCGGCCTTTTCTTTTGAACCGTGCCCCCCATTGCAAGAATGATGATCTTCCATTATAATATGAATATAGACATCATCCAATGGGGGGATCGACTTGCAGCACTGGGAACTCCTCTGCCCCGGCGGACTCTCCTTCGTCTGCGATGACGGCCTGTTCCAGCCCAGTACCGACTCCTTTCTGCTGGGCAGCTTTCCCCGGCTGAAGCCGGGGCTTCGGGTGTGCGACCTGGGCAGCGGCACCGGACTGCTGGGCCTTCTGCTGTTCCAGCGCCAGCGGGCACTGTCCGTCACCGGTGTGGAGCTGCTGCTGGACGCCGTCCGCTTGGCGGAGCAGGCCGCCGCCCGGAACGGCCTGGCAGACCGCCTGATCTTCCGCCGGGGAGACCTACGAAAGATCCGCGGCCTGCTGCCCGCCGGTGGCTTTGACTTGGTGGTGTGCAACCCCCCTACTATCCCGCCGGGTCCGGCAGGCTGCCGGAGACTGAGGCCCTCCGGGCTGCCCGGTCCGAGACTGGCTGCACCCTGGAGGATATCTGCACCGCAGCAGCCTGGCTGCTGCGGTGGGGCGGGAGCTTCTGCCTGGTCCACAAGCCGGAGCGGCTGGCGGACCTGTGCTGCGCCCTCCGGGCCCGGGGACTGGAGCCCAAGCGGCTGCGCCTCGTCTGCCGCCGGGCGGGGGACGCCCCTTCCCTGCTGCTGTTGGAGGCCCGCCGGGGCGGACGGCCCGGGCTGGACATCGCCGCCCCCCTCTGCCTGGAGGACGGGACCGGCCGCCCCACGGCGGAGCTGGACAACGCCTATTTCCGAACAAAGGAGACGAACGCATGAGCGGTACGCTGTATCTGGTGGCCACGCCCATCGGCAACCTGGGGGACTTCTCTCCCCGGGCAGCGGAGACGCTGGGAGCCGTGGACTTCATCGCCGCGGAGGACACCCGGGTCTCTGTGAAGCTGTTGAATCACTTTCAGATCAAAAAGCCCCTGGTGAGCTACCACGAACACAACCATGCCGCTGCGGGCCAGGCCATCCTGCAGCGGCTGCTGGCTGGGGAGTCCTGCGCTCTGGTGACGGACGCCGGTACACCGGCCATCTCCGATCCCGGAGAGGATCTGGTGCGGCTATGTGCCGAAAATGGGGTGGAGGTGCTCTCCATCCCCGGCTGCTGCGCGGCAGTGAATGCCCTGGCGGTCAGCGGCCTGCCCACGGGGCGGTTCACCTTTGAGGGCTTCATCACCGTCAACAAGAAAAGCCGCCGGGAACGGCTGGACTCTCTGAAAAACGAGGAGCGGACCATGATCTTCCACGAGGCGCCCCACAAGCTGCGCGCCACGCTGGAGGACCTGCGGGAGACCTTCGGCCCGGACCGGCGGGTGGCCCTGTGCCGGGAGCTGACGAAGCTCCACGAGGAGACTGTGCGCACCACCCTGGGAGAAGCGGCGGCCTATTACCAGGAAAACACCCCCAAGGGAGAATACGTGCTGGTGGTGGCGGGCAGCCCGCCCCGGGAGACCGCCGCCGTCACGCTGGAGGAGGGGACAGAGCAAGTCCTGCGGCTGGTGGCCCAGGGAATCCGGCTGAAAGATGCCGCCCGGGAGGTATCGGCCCACACGGGTCTTTCCAAAAACGAGCTGTACGCCGCGGCCCTGGAGCGGTCATGACCCGCGCAGGACATGCAGCGCAGAAGACGCCCATGCGGAGAACTCCGCATGGGCGTCATGTTTTCAGCGCACAGGGCGCTCACAGCTCTTTCAATTCTTTCAGGCACTTGGGGCAGATATTCTTCCCCTTGAATACCGTGATGTCTTTGGTGGCGTCGCAGAAAACGCAGCTGGGCTTGTATTTTTTCAGAATGACGGACGAGCCTTCCACATAGATTTCCAATGCATCCTTCTCGCCGATATCCAGCGTCCGGCGCATCTCGATAGGGAGCACGATCCGTCCCAGTTCATCCACCTTTCTGACAATTCCCGTTGATTTCACGATGTATCTCCTTTTTCAGCAATATGTCCTAACTATCCATTTATAAGAACATATCACAGACGGTCGCATTTTGTCAATTTGATTCCAAAAATAAAGTGAATTTACCAATTTGCTTTTTTGAAATCTCAGTTGTCCTCTCTATATTTTTGTGAGGCAACTGGGTATCCGTCACAAACACAGGGGGAATGACAATGGCAATGACCTGGATCTGGACCGGGATGGTGGTGCTGTCCCTGGTCTTCGGCCTGTTCACCGGGAATCTGGACGCCGTGGCCGACGCAGCTATGGACGGCGCCGCCTCCGCCGTGGAGCTCAGTGTCTCCATGGCCGGCATTCTGTGCCTGTGGAGCGGCGTCATGGAAATCATGAATGTCTGCGGCCTCTCTGCCGGATTGGCCCGGGCCTTCCGGCCCATTCTGCGGCGACTGATGCCCCAGGCCAGCCGGGATGAAAAAACGTTGGCGGCACTCTCCGCCAACGTGTCCGCCAATCTGCTGGGACTGGGCAACGCCGCCACGCCCCTCGGGATCCAGGCGGCCCGACGGATGGCCCGCGGCTGCAGCGGCACCGCCAGCGACGAACTGTGCCTGCTGGTGGTGCTGAATACCGCTTCCATCCAGCTGCTGCCCGCCACCATCGCCTCCGTCCGCAGCGCCAGTGGAGCCCAGTCTCCCTTCGACATCCTGCCGGCGGTGTGGCTGGCCTCGGCCCTGTCGGTGGTGGTTGGCGTTCTGACGGCCAAATTCCTGGCCGCCGTGGGGAGGTGCCGGCGTTGAATCTCAGTTCTCTGGTGATCCCCGTACTGCTGGCCGGGGTGGCCCTCTACGGCATGGGGAAGCGGGTGGATGTCTACGGCGCCCTGACCCACGGGGCCGAAGAGGGGCTCACGGTCCTGCTGAAGGTCCTGCCTGCCCTGGTGGGACTGCTGACCGCCGTGGCCATGTTCCGGGCTTCCGGCGCCCTGGAGTGGCTCACGGGCCTCTGCGCCCCGGCGCTGGAGTTTCTGGGCATTCCGCCGGAGACCACGCCGCTGATGCTGGTGCGCCCCGTATCCGGCA
This DNA window, taken from Dysosmobacter welbionis, encodes the following:
- a CDS encoding TraX family protein → MTDHCLEESRGLSGGTPQGLPACPPPSAECLERSRGGLSLNHLKAVAVAAMVIDHIAFAFVPDGTLLAILLHSIGKITGPTMFFAAVEGCHHTRNLNRYLLRLAVFALVSWFPFLYFHFGGDLAAIQLMRPNVIYTIFLGVLAVRIRRSPRLCSAWKVLLILLLFILSVPADWGYTGVVIILVFDYYYGSWKHQAFAYCMVVMLDMGVLSLLIHPFFGLFYDHVFQIDWELYAYSVEYVGAFLPLLLLSRYTGRHGTSGGFSKWFFYMFYPLHLLVLGWLRAVL
- the rsmI gene encoding 16S rRNA (cytidine(1402)-2'-O)-methyltransferase, giving the protein MSGTLYLVATPIGNLGDFSPRAAETLGAVDFIAAEDTRVSVKLLNHFQIKKPLVSYHEHNHAAAGQAILQRLLAGESCALVTDAGTPAISDPGEDLVRLCAENGVEVLSIPGCCAAVNALAVSGLPTGRFTFEGFITVNKKSRRERLDSLKNEERTMIFHEAPHKLRATLEDLRETFGPDRRVALCRELTKLHEETVRTTLGEAAAYYQENTPKGEYVLVVAGSPPRETAAVTLEEGTEQVLRLVAQGIRLKDAAREVSAHTGLSKNELYAAALERS
- a CDS encoding AbrB/MazE/SpoVT family DNA-binding domain-containing protein, encoding MKSTGIVRKVDELGRIVLPIEMRRTLDIGEKDALEIYVEGSSVILKKYKPSCVFCDATKDITVFKGKNICPKCLKELKEL
- a CDS encoding nucleoside recognition domain-containing protein, which gives rise to MAMTWIWTGMVVLSLVFGLFTGNLDAVADAAMDGAASAVELSVSMAGILCLWSGVMEIMNVCGLSAGLARAFRPILRRLMPQASRDEKTLAALSANVSANLLGLGNAATPLGIQAARRMARGCSGTASDELCLLVVLNTASIQLLPATIASVRSASGAQSPFDILPAVWLASALSVVVGVLTAKFLAAVGRCRR
- a CDS encoding spore maturation protein; translation: MNLSSLVIPVLLAGVALYGMGKRVDVYGALTHGAEEGLTVLLKVLPALVGLLTAVAMFRASGALEWLTGLCAPALEFLGIPPETTPLMLVRPVSGSGALAVGSDLIATYGPDSYIGRVAAVMLGSTETTFYTIAVYFGSAGIIRTRHTVPAALAADLTGFLASAFAVRLFFGA